The Vibrio rhizosphaerae genome includes a region encoding these proteins:
- a CDS encoding type VI secretion system ImpA family N-terminal domain-containing protein yields the protein MSPRLLIENTPFTLTAEQEELHNHTLYQAVKKEIYRERSPFAGGTDWELVKQNSEQLAQITGLDLAMCVYYSIACLKLDGLRGYTNGLELMYGCLVSLKDEIKETDKYIERLFHWANAQALIELQNLRASYEMLRELYRCEQLCDRISYLLQAERPGVKADFESIGYLIFEQIDRLETCYQVALKRREFTETGRPAAVVQVSQPGTRWWKLLLMFVLGGAIAGSGVYWWLLQTLGS from the coding sequence ATGTCTCCACGACTATTGATTGAAAACACACCCTTCACACTGACAGCCGAACAAGAAGAACTTCATAATCACACCCTGTATCAGGCGGTTAAGAAAGAGATCTATCGCGAGCGTTCTCCTTTCGCAGGCGGCACCGACTGGGAGCTGGTCAAACAGAATAGTGAACAGTTAGCGCAGATCACCGGCCTTGATCTGGCAATGTGCGTCTATTACAGCATTGCTTGTCTCAAGCTGGACGGCTTGCGCGGTTATACCAACGGGCTGGAGCTGATGTATGGTTGTCTGGTCAGTCTGAAAGACGAGATCAAAGAAACCGATAAGTATATCGAGCGTTTATTCCATTGGGCGAATGCACAAGCGTTGATTGAGCTGCAAAACCTCCGCGCCAGTTATGAAATGCTGCGTGAGCTTTACCGTTGTGAACAGTTGTGTGATCGCATCAGCTACTTACTCCAAGCGGAAAGACCGGGTGTGAAAGCTGATTTTGAGTCGATTGGATATCTGATTTTTGAACAGATTGATCGACTGGAAACCTGTTATCAGGTCGCGTTAAAGCGGCGTGAGTTCACCGAAACCGGTCGCCCTGCGGCGGTGGTTCAGGTCTCTCAACCGGGCACGCGCTGGTGGAAGTTGCTGCTGATGTTCGTGTTGGGCGGTGCGATTGCCGGCAGTGGTGTGTACTGGTGGTTGTTGCAGACACTTGGCAGTTGA
- a CDS encoding S-type pyocin domain-containing protein yields MNYQTTQIYNLMMYEFAQVEGDFASLSESDVKSVIPAGMRFADFLEQLHYGHQVLLTDVPSIPLLIRDRDEWGNLYWRVNLAVEPHLDLLANKAYTARVEWVNHGIGSTYSGSVNASVYTEPYVEREPVKLSLQERLIRQRQERLRELDKIPLPSSAWQNAFNKPPVKPSRFAKSARVPSGTCDIGTQRESLSALGDYAAYTLAVGQGVSAASGEAFLTRIGGAALAELPGMAMKIVGRAGILAAFVPNKLADSTLYSAADMSNKDTVETNIRLGFNTEGRIYGYHVNGTNIPKREVKRVGERFAVELEPDIIIEWVPISGDFGGKPILVNPIPEMEKFDIWIHPQADQGQEFDNTYITPIADADLQDYILTFPVETGLPPLYVVYNLTPKTRLPRTNGRWIQGVPGNGLWQSDLDVVNRVTNGEAIPFKNGRPIFDKWSKGRLIFENGVLDGTKDDFTRVYDEIANAKNLSSSHAAKTLLRDKGLTPHHHTLTEIQLIPTDLHSNIPHIGSASDMRSHNK; encoded by the coding sequence ATGAACTATCAAACCACTCAAATCTACAACCTGATGATGTACGAATTTGCTCAAGTTGAAGGGGATTTTGCATCTTTAAGTGAGTCAGATGTGAAATCTGTCATACCAGCTGGAATGCGCTTTGCTGATTTTCTCGAACAACTTCACTACGGTCATCAGGTGTTACTGACGGATGTGCCATCGATTCCGTTGCTGATCCGGGATCGGGATGAATGGGGCAATCTATACTGGCGAGTGAATCTTGCGGTTGAGCCTCATCTCGATTTGCTGGCTAACAAGGCTTATACCGCCAGAGTTGAATGGGTCAATCATGGCATTGGTTCAACTTATTCCGGCAGCGTTAACGCTTCTGTTTATACTGAGCCTTATGTCGAACGCGAACCTGTGAAGTTGAGTTTACAAGAGCGATTGATCAGGCAGCGTCAGGAGCGACTACGGGAGCTGGATAAAATCCCACTGCCTTCATCCGCATGGCAGAACGCATTTAACAAACCGCCAGTCAAACCTTCCCGTTTCGCCAAATCTGCGCGAGTGCCGAGCGGTACGTGTGACATCGGTACACAAAGAGAGTCGCTTTCTGCGCTGGGGGATTATGCAGCTTATACACTGGCCGTCGGGCAAGGGGTAAGTGCAGCATCTGGAGAAGCTTTTTTAACGCGTATTGGCGGCGCAGCGCTGGCAGAACTGCCGGGAATGGCGATGAAGATCGTCGGGCGAGCTGGCATTCTTGCTGCATTTGTGCCGAACAAATTAGCGGACAGTACGCTCTACAGCGCTGCTGATATGAGTAATAAAGACACGGTTGAAACCAATATTCGCTTGGGGTTCAATACGGAAGGTCGGATTTACGGCTATCACGTTAATGGGACGAATATCCCTAAGCGTGAGGTAAAACGGGTCGGTGAGCGGTTTGCTGTTGAGTTAGAGCCGGATATCATCATTGAATGGGTGCCGATCAGCGGCGATTTTGGCGGTAAACCGATCCTTGTCAATCCTATCCCGGAGATGGAAAAGTTCGATATCTGGATCCATCCGCAAGCGGATCAAGGCCAAGAATTTGATAACACCTACATCACCCCAATTGCTGATGCAGATCTGCAAGACTATATTCTGACCTTTCCGGTAGAGACTGGGTTACCGCCGTTGTATGTGGTGTATAATTTGACACCTAAAACGCGATTACCACGAACGAATGGACGGTGGATTCAAGGTGTGCCCGGTAATGGGCTATGGCAGTCTGATTTAGATGTAGTCAACAGAGTAACCAACGGTGAGGCAATCCCCTTTAAAAATGGGAGACCGATTTTTGATAAATGGTCAAAAGGTCGTCTTATCTTTGAAAATGGCGTGTTAGACGGGACGAAAGACGATTTCACTAGAGTTTATGATGAAATAGCAAACGCTAAAAATCTTTCTAGTAGTCATGCAGCAAAAACCCTTTTGAGAGATAAAGGATTAACACCTCACCATCATACTTTAACTGAAATACAGCTTATTCCGACGGACTTACATAGTAATATTCCACATATTGGTTCAGCATCAGACATGAGGTCACATAACAAATGA
- a CDS encoding HEPN domain-containing protein, protein MKTSLDHLPEYKQRELADISTILRDTLEDYLQGKQGSKREFRILKIILFGSHAKGSWVKDPVNGYISDYDILVIVNKAALVEDYVVWQRAEERIDRKVKSAPLGLIVHDLKEVNERLQQGHYFFKDIREEGIELFAATPKPLAMPGDLTEEELREIARKHYEQWIENAADSIKVFHYTFHESMLNAAAFNLHQATERLFACTLLTCTNYLPKSHNIEKLGNLCAQIDPAFAEIFPMDNKFHRRSFRRLQRAYIDARYSAHYEITEEELNYLVAEVQRLQALTEQVCRGRIGD, encoded by the coding sequence ATGAAAACATCCCTCGACCATCTGCCCGAATATAAACAGCGTGAGCTGGCGGACATCTCAACGATTCTGCGCGATACACTGGAAGATTACCTGCAAGGCAAACAGGGCAGTAAGCGTGAGTTTCGCATTCTGAAAATTATTCTGTTCGGCAGCCATGCTAAAGGCAGTTGGGTCAAGGATCCGGTCAATGGTTATATTAGTGATTACGATATTCTGGTGATCGTTAATAAAGCGGCTTTGGTGGAGGATTATGTAGTCTGGCAGCGTGCCGAAGAGCGAATTGATCGTAAAGTGAAATCGGCCCCGTTAGGTTTGATTGTCCACGATTTAAAGGAAGTGAACGAGCGCTTGCAACAGGGTCACTATTTCTTTAAAGATATTCGCGAAGAGGGCATTGAACTATTTGCCGCGACGCCGAAACCACTGGCAATGCCGGGGGATTTGACTGAGGAAGAGCTGCGAGAGATAGCCCGTAAGCATTATGAACAGTGGATAGAGAATGCCGCTGATAGTATTAAAGTTTTCCATTATACTTTTCATGAATCCATGCTTAATGCAGCAGCATTCAACCTGCATCAGGCAACGGAGCGTCTTTTTGCCTGTACATTGCTGACTTGTACTAACTATCTCCCGAAATCCCACAATATCGAGAAACTTGGCAACCTGTGCGCGCAGATTGATCCGGCCTTTGCTGAGATTTTCCCGATGGACAACAAATTTCACCGCCGTAGTTTCCGGCGTCTGCAACGGGCGTATATTGATGCGCGTTATTCAGCGCACTACGAAATCACTGAAGAAGAGTTGAATTATTTGGTGGCAGAGGTGCAGCGGTTGCAGGCGTTAACCGAACAGGTTTGTCGGGGGAGGATAGGGGATTGA
- a CDS encoding alpha/beta fold hydrolase, which yields MKEFKLDNNVILRYQDLSGDDVPIVFIHGLGCASSFDYPQVASVRSLSNHRRILVDLIGSGYSDKPELFDYTIANHADCIKKLLNHLRLDNVVIYGHSMGGAVSIVLANLLKDKVNTLILSEANLDAGGGFFSKKIASFTENDFKNFGYANLIKESVASGNTEWAAGLSNSSPIAIYRNAISLINGQVPSWRQLYYSLDLAKTYIFGSHSLPDSDYDELNKNNINVVVVSNAGHSMAWENPQELASVIASSI from the coding sequence ATGAAAGAGTTTAAACTGGATAATAATGTGATTCTTCGGTATCAGGATCTTTCTGGAGACGATGTTCCGATTGTATTTATTCATGGACTTGGTTGCGCTTCATCATTTGACTATCCACAAGTAGCATCAGTGAGAAGCTTATCTAATCATCGACGCATTCTCGTTGACTTAATCGGGTCGGGTTACAGTGATAAACCAGAGTTATTTGATTACACGATAGCCAATCATGCTGATTGTATAAAAAAATTATTAAATCATTTACGTCTCGATAATGTTGTCATTTATGGTCACAGCATGGGGGGCGCAGTATCTATCGTGTTAGCTAATCTGCTAAAAGATAAAGTGAATACCCTTATCCTGAGTGAAGCTAATCTTGATGCTGGTGGCGGTTTTTTCAGTAAAAAGATTGCAAGTTTTACTGAAAATGATTTTAAAAATTTCGGATATGCGAATCTTATTAAAGAGAGTGTAGCAAGTGGTAATACTGAATGGGCTGCTGGATTGTCAAATAGTTCACCAATTGCGATTTACAGAAATGCAATATCTTTGATAAATGGTCAAGTGCCAAGCTGGAGACAATTATATTACTCACTTGACTTAGCTAAAACATATATTTTTGGAAGTCATAGTCTGCCAGATTCAGACTATGATGAATTGAATAAAAATAATATTAATGTAGTTGTAGTATCGAATGCCGGACACTCAATGGCATGGGAGAATCCGCAAGAGCTAGCATCAGTCATCGCTAGTTCGATTTAA